A DNA window from Luteolibacter luteus contains the following coding sequences:
- a CDS encoding alpha/beta fold hydrolase gives MNTITTKDGTTIFYKDLGPRNGPVVTFSHGWPLCSDAWDPQIFHMASHGFRCIAHDRRGHGRSSESWEGNTMDQYADDLAELFERLDVKKAIMVGHSTGGGEVARFIGRHGTKRVSKAVLAGAVPPIMLKTEAYPEGLPMELFDGLRRDYLANRAQFFLEFAGGPFFGFNRPSAKLSPGLVQSWFIQGMMSGYKSAYDCIKAFSETDFTEDLKKIDVPTLIVHGSDDQIVPIKNSALLSSKLVKNSKLLIYDGGSHAVGDTSMQRFNADLLAFAKS, from the coding sequence ATGAACACTATCACCACTAAAGACGGCACCACCATCTTCTATAAGGACCTTGGACCTAGGAACGGTCCGGTCGTCACCTTCAGCCACGGTTGGCCCCTCTGTTCCGACGCATGGGATCCCCAGATCTTCCACATGGCCTCCCATGGCTTCCGCTGCATTGCCCACGATCGCCGTGGTCACGGCCGTTCGAGTGAATCCTGGGAAGGAAACACCATGGATCAATACGCTGACGATCTGGCGGAGCTCTTTGAGAGGCTCGACGTCAAGAAGGCAATCATGGTCGGACACTCCACCGGTGGCGGTGAAGTCGCACGTTTCATCGGCCGCCACGGCACGAAGCGCGTCTCGAAAGCGGTTCTTGCGGGAGCGGTGCCGCCGATCATGTTGAAGACGGAGGCCTACCCCGAGGGCTTGCCGATGGAACTCTTCGACGGCCTCCGCCGGGATTACCTCGCCAACCGCGCCCAGTTCTTCCTCGAGTTCGCTGGGGGACCTTTTTTCGGCTTCAATCGCCCCAGCGCGAAGCTCTCCCCTGGTCTCGTCCAATCCTGGTTCATCCAAGGCATGATGTCCGGCTACAAGAGCGCCTACGATTGCATCAAGGCCTTCTCAGAAACTGACTTCACGGAGGACCTGAAGAAAATCGATGTCCCCACGCTCATCGTTCACGGCAGCGACGACCAGATCGTCCCCATCAAAAACTCCGCCCTTCTTTCTTCGAAGCTGGTGAAGAACTCCAAGCTGCTCATCTACGATGGCGGTAGCCACGCCGTCGGTGATACGAGTATGCAGCGCTTCAATGCCGACCTCCTGGCCTTTGCCAAAAGCTAA